A single genomic interval of Coccidioides posadasii str. Silveira chromosome 1, complete sequence harbors:
- a CDS encoding uncharacterized protein (EggNog:ENOG410PJIB~COG:P~TransMembrane:8 (i18-37o49-72i154-172o232-250i270-288o300-322i329-349o355-373i)~BUSCO:8454at33183): MGRDVQKQSSWMGVRGRYVFLVLLTIQCSSSILLLHYSRVMPVVGDQRYITSTAVFLNEVIKLAICLTIALYEVSKSAPPSMPATSLFGSLAAAIFTGDSWKLAVPAALYTISNSLQYIALSNVEAVQFQVTYQLKLIATAVFGAMVMRKSLPYAKWMILLLLVAGVALVQIPPVDPHELDRRTHVYLPRRLSDLQQFGVAAGPVLRKRSATYEGIQDDMIQGHPVFNARTGLLTTLGACFASGLAGLSFEKVLRDSTQSTSVWIRNVQLAIYSIFPALFIGVIFLDGERVAKRGFFHGYNWTVWSVIAGQAVGGIAASFCISYSELGLLQAASAMSIVLSSLASPFFFDIQVSAYFILGTLIVLVACFVYIPSPLNAKSDLRPRLPPIRIEKAKSSPDTDGSGQELAVPPNDFSIKLPTTPLISEASALTTSRPGSPSPARHHARAHSSRGYFGRQHHEN; the protein is encoded by the exons ATGGGCAGGGATGTACAGAAGCAGTCTTCGTGGATGGGGGTACGGGGAAGATATGTCTTTCTGGTTCTG TTGACGATTCAATGTTCTTCTTCGATTTTG TTGCTTCATTATTCTAGAGTTATGCCCGTTGTGGGCGACCAGAGATATATTACTTCTACCGCGGTTTTCCTGAACGAGGTTATCAAGCTCGCGATATGTCTGACGATCGCTCTATACGAAGTATCTAAATCCGCTCCTCCTTCTATGCCTGCGACCTCCTTGTTCGGATCGTTGGCTGCCGCAATCTTTACCGGTGACAGTTGGAAGCTTGCTGTTCCCGCGGCGCTCTACACGATCTCGAATTCCTTGCAGTACATCGCTTTGTCGAACGTGGAGGCCGTGCAGTTTCAGGTTACATACCAGCTCAAGCTCATTGCCACCGCTGTATTCGGGGCGATGGTCATGCGAAAGTCTCTGCCGTATGCGAAGTGGATGATATTGTTGCTTCTGGTTGCGGGCGTCGCGTTGGTACAGATCCCTCCGGTAGACCCGCATGAACTCGATCGTCGGACACATGTATACCTTCCCAGACGGCTCTCGGATTTGCAGCAATTTGGAGTCGCTGCAGGCCCGGTCTTGCGAAAGCGATCTGCTACCTATGAAGGTATCCAGGACGATATGATTCAAGGACATCCGGTGTTTAATGCTAGGACGGGTCTCCTCACGACCCTGGGTGCATGCTTTGCTTCCGGGCTCGCAGGGCTATCCTTTGAGAAGGTCCTGAGGGATAGCACTCAGTCTACTTCCGTTTGGATTCGAAACGTACAGTTAGCCATATATTCGATTTTCCCGGCTTTGTTTATTGGCGTTATATTTCTTGACGGTGAACGAGTTGCTAAGCGAGGATTTTTCCACGGATATAACTGGACTGTATGGAGCGTCATCGCTGGTCAAGCGGTTGGTGGTATTGCGGCCTCATTCTGCATCAGCTATTCCGAATTGGGTTTGCTGCAAGCCGCCAGTGCAATGAGCATTGTTCTTAGCTCGCTGGCGAGCCCCTTTTTCTTCGACATTCAAGTTTCTGCCTAC TTCATTCTTGGGACATTGATTGTTCTAGTCGCATGTTTCGTTTACATACCCAGTCCGCTCAATGCCAAATCGGATCTACGCCCGCGTCTTCCTCCGATCCGAATTGAAAAGGCGAAATCATCCCCTGACACCGATGGGTCGGGACAGGAGCTGGCTGTTCCGCCAAACGACTTTTCTATCAAATTGCCGACCACACCCCTGATTTCAGAGGCGTCGGCTCTTACTACTTCACGTCCTGGTTCACCTTCTCCGGCGAGGCACCATGCTAGAGCCCATTCTTCTCGTGGTTATTTCGGAAGACAGCACCATGAAAACTAA
- the MER3_1 gene encoding Sec63 (EggNog:ENOG410PFEF~COG:A), translating into MDDGAGKNARQLLNTFRYPSANRSKISYGSQTRFSSQMMPSSRPSWPSRMEGLVDSDRGVAQLPSEHNDLPLDAFDRELLAELEHEQQIPPHTGKQVCTLGARAYTPGPKPSKLFCNSAKTPSGPSRAIASSPPELEPLDSPLKSVHGGNRPASIARANHQENIRFHWPLPMTLSSPRTPCPSGTVAPNNEPCEIQLKHAPPIIQGIQLVPTHELPDRLRSIFPFSVFNAIQSKCFRPIYLKDDNFAISAPTGSGKTVVMELAICRLISKIKDNRFKVVYQAPTKSLCSERFRDWCAKFAAFDLQCAELTGDTEQSQLRNVQNASIIITTPEKWDSMTRKWKDHMRLMQLIKLFLIDEVHILKETRGATLEVVVSRMKSANSSVRFIALSATVPNSEDIATWLGRDPTNQHLPAHHERFGEEFRPVKLQKFVYGYQSNGNDFVFEKVCDSK; encoded by the exons ATGGATGACGGGGCTGGCAAGAATGCGCGACAACTTCTCAACACCTTCAGGTATCCTTCCGCCAACCGGTCTAAAATATCCTATGGTAgccagacaagattcagtTCACAAATGATGCCATCTTCTCGGCCGTCATGGCCGTCGCGGATGGAAGGGCTGGTCGACTCCGACCGTGGCGTGGCTCAATTGCCATCGGAGCACAATGATCTACCCCTTGACGCTTTTG ACCGGGAATTGCTTGCCGAATTAGAACATGAGCAACAGATACCTCCTCACACTGGGAAGCAAGTGTGTACCCTTGGAGCGCGGGCTTATACACCGGGGCCGAAGCCTTCTAAACTCTTTTGCAATT CAGCCAAAACTCCTAGTGGTCCATCTCGCGCAATAGCTTCTAGCCCTCCGGAGTTGGAGCCTCTTGACAGCCCTCTCAAAAGCGTTCACGGTGGGAATAGACCAGCGTCCATTGCTCGAGCTAACCATCAGGAGAATATTCGCTTTCATTGGCCATTGCCCATGACACTCTCCTCTCCCCGTACTCCATGTCCCTCTGGCACCGTGGCTCCCAACAACGAGCCTTGTGAGATACAGCTGAAGCATGCACCGCCAATTATACAAGGAATTCAACTAGTACCTACCCACGAGTTACCTGACCGGCTCCGGTCCATTTTTCCATTTTCTGTTTTCAACGCTATCCAGTCCAAGTGTTTCCGCCCGATTTATCTCAAAGACGACAATTTCGCCATTTCGGCGCCTACCGGAAGCGGAAAGACTGTGGTTATGGAACTGGCAATTTGCAGACTCATATCGAAGATTAAGGATAATAGGTTTAAGGTAGTGTATCAAGCACCTACCAAATCTCTCTGCTCCGAGCGATTTCGTGACTGGTGTGCGAAATTTGCCGCTTTTGATCTCCAATGCGCTGAGCTCACAGGAGATACGGAGCAGTCTCAGCTCCGAAACGTTCAAAATGCGAGTATCATTATCACCACCCCAGAAAAGTGGGACAGTATGACGAGAAAATGGAAGGACCATATGCGGTTAATGCAACTCATCAAGTTATTTCTGATCGACGAGGTTCACATACTAAAGGAGACTCGTGGCGCGACTTTGGAAGTCGTAGTATCGAGAATGAAATCAGCGAACTCGAGTGTTAGATTTATCGCTTTGAGTGCTACAGTGCCTAACTCCGAGGATATTGCAACATGGCTAGGGAGAGATCCTACTAATCAACATTTACCGGCTCACCACGAACGATTTGGGGAGGAGTTTCGTCCTGTCAAGCTCCAGAAGTTCGTTTACGGATATCAGTCTAATGGGAACGATTTTGTGTTTGAAAAAGTCTGTGATTCAAAGTAA